In a genomic window of Bradyrhizobium ontarionense:
- a CDS encoding extensin family protein: MNFSARSLRRKWACDGCDVAPAAMVSAAAATVALSWLMVAAPAAAKSAHRSAPVASEPASKPADIAAKVPLPQPRPAEAPAREAAKGKDDAPRGEAMAGAKEEAKAPPPPSACRLALTDEVAIAPSIPPIKGPGGCGGEDLVRLEAVVLPDKRRVALTPAATMRCPMATAVANWVRNDVAPLAERLGSAITALDNFDSYQCRGRNNVAGAQLSEHGRANALDVHGFKLSDGRMIDLTDRTQPRDLREAVLHSVCTHFSTVLGPDSDWYHEDHIHLDLMERRNNYRICQWDVLDPLPKVAPLMPAARPEDAPPRETEQAGAESSRKTASTPAERNGTSRGDSEETEAGTSTAGNSTAPSTQEETERSDTEERSPAQKPADSARNRRTASKSPPEQQKVGAAAPEARSSTGKPLAGGPSAASDKDKTGDAAGRDQRAQTSQNGERASLQKPASRKRHHSRRSWDPFRGLF; the protein is encoded by the coding sequence GTGAATTTTAGCGCGCGCAGCCTCCGGCGCAAATGGGCTTGTGACGGCTGCGACGTCGCGCCGGCGGCGATGGTTAGCGCCGCAGCCGCCACGGTCGCATTGAGCTGGCTCATGGTCGCCGCGCCGGCGGCTGCCAAATCGGCGCACCGCAGTGCGCCCGTCGCCTCTGAGCCCGCTTCGAAGCCGGCCGATATCGCCGCCAAGGTGCCGCTTCCGCAGCCGCGCCCGGCCGAAGCGCCAGCGCGCGAGGCGGCCAAAGGCAAGGACGACGCGCCGCGCGGCGAGGCGATGGCCGGTGCAAAGGAGGAGGCCAAGGCCCCGCCGCCGCCCTCGGCCTGCCGGCTGGCTTTGACCGACGAGGTCGCGATCGCGCCCTCGATTCCGCCGATCAAGGGCCCTGGCGGCTGCGGCGGCGAGGATCTGGTGCGACTGGAGGCGGTGGTGCTGCCGGACAAGCGCCGGGTGGCGCTGACGCCGGCGGCGACCATGCGGTGCCCGATGGCGACTGCGGTCGCCAATTGGGTGCGCAACGATGTAGCGCCGCTGGCCGAGCGGCTCGGCAGCGCGATCACCGCGCTCGATAATTTCGATTCATATCAATGCCGCGGCCGCAACAATGTCGCCGGCGCTCAGCTATCCGAGCACGGCCGTGCCAATGCGCTGGACGTGCACGGCTTCAAGCTCTCCGACGGCCGCATGATCGACCTTACCGACCGCACCCAGCCGCGCGATTTGCGCGAGGCGGTGCTGCACTCGGTGTGCACCCATTTCTCGACCGTGCTCGGCCCCGATTCCGACTGGTATCACGAGGACCATATTCATCTCGACCTGATGGAGCGGCGGAACAATTACAGGATCTGCCAATGGGACGTGCTCGATCCATTGCCGAAGGTCGCGCCCTTGATGCCGGCCGCCCGGCCTGAAGATGCGCCGCCGCGCGAGACTGAACAGGCCGGCGCTGAAAGCTCCAGGAAGACCGCGAGCACCCCCGCCGAGCGGAACGGCACCAGTCGCGGCGACTCGGAGGAGACGGAGGCCGGAACGTCTACCGCAGGGAACAGCACCGCCCCGTCAACTCAGGAGGAGACCGAACGGTCCGACACGGAAGAGCGCTCTCCCGCGCAAAAACCAGCCGATTCTGCCCGCAATCGGCGCACGGCGTCAAAGTCACCGCCCGAGCAGCAAAAGGTCGGAGCCGCCGCGCCGGAGGCGCGATCATCGACCGGCAAGCCGTTGGCAGGCGGTCCATCCGCAGCTTCGGACAAGGATAAGACTGGCGATGCAGCCGGGCGGGACCAGCGCGCGCAGACGAGCCAGAATGGGGAGCGGGCGTCCCTGCAGAAGCCAGCTTCGCGGAAGCGCCATCACAGCCGTCGAAGCTGGGATCCATTCCGGGGATTATTTTAA
- a CDS encoding fatty-acid--CoA ligase, with protein sequence MLGLMQDWPLLCHRIIEHAATIHGSQEVVTRSVEGPIVRTTYRQIHDRALKVSQKLTRDGIKLGDRVATIAWNTARHLEVWYGIMGIGAICHTVNPRLFPEQIAWIVNHAQDRIVITDLTFVPLLEKLADKLPSVERYVVLTDAAHMPQTSLKNAVAYEAWIGEADGDFAWSTFDENTAAAMCYTSGTTGDPKGVLYSHRSNVLHALMANSRDSLGTSAGDTMLPVVPLFHANSWGIAFSAPSMGTKLVMPGPKLDGASVYELLDTEKVTYTAGVPTVWLMLLQHMQAHNLRLPHLKMVVCGGSAMPRSMIQAFLDMGIGVRHAWGMTEMSPIGTLATLKPPFLDAEGDAKLDVLQTQGFPPFGVEMKITDDAGSKLPWDGKTFGRLKVSGPAVSKAYFKVDSNILDEEGFFDTGDVATVDEHGFMRITDRSKDVIKSGGEWISSIDLENLAVGHPAVAEAAVIGIYHPKWDERPLLIVQLKQGQTTTREDILKYMEGKIAKWWMPDDVAFVEGIPHTATGKILKTALRDQFKSYRFPNAAA encoded by the coding sequence ATGCTTGGTTTGATGCAAGACTGGCCCCTGCTTTGTCACCGGATCATCGAGCATGCGGCGACAATCCACGGCTCCCAGGAGGTCGTGACGCGCTCGGTCGAAGGCCCCATCGTTCGCACCACCTACAGGCAAATCCACGACCGCGCCCTCAAGGTTTCACAGAAGCTGACGCGCGACGGCATCAAGCTCGGCGACCGCGTCGCCACCATTGCCTGGAATACCGCCCGCCATCTCGAGGTCTGGTACGGCATTATGGGAATCGGCGCGATCTGTCACACGGTCAATCCGCGCCTGTTCCCGGAACAGATCGCCTGGATCGTCAACCATGCGCAGGATCGCATCGTCATCACCGACCTGACCTTCGTGCCGCTGCTGGAGAAGCTCGCCGACAAGCTGCCGAGCGTGGAACGCTATGTCGTGCTGACCGATGCGGCGCACATGCCGCAGACGAGCCTCAAGAACGCGGTGGCCTACGAGGCCTGGATCGGCGAAGCCGACGGCGATTTCGCCTGGAGCACCTTCGACGAGAACACCGCGGCCGCGATGTGCTACACGTCCGGCACCACCGGCGATCCCAAGGGCGTGCTGTATTCGCATCGGTCCAACGTGCTGCATGCGTTGATGGCCAATTCCAGGGATTCGCTCGGAACGTCCGCAGGCGATACAATGCTGCCGGTGGTTCCGCTGTTCCATGCCAACAGCTGGGGCATCGCCTTCTCCGCGCCCTCGATGGGCACCAAGCTCGTCATGCCCGGACCGAAGCTCGACGGCGCCTCGGTCTACGAGCTGCTCGACACCGAGAAGGTGACCTATACCGCGGGCGTGCCAACGGTGTGGCTGATGCTGCTGCAGCACATGCAGGCACATAACCTTCGGCTGCCGCATTTGAAGATGGTGGTCTGCGGCGGCTCGGCGATGCCGCGCTCGATGATCCAGGCTTTCCTCGACATGGGCATCGGCGTGCGTCACGCCTGGGGCATGACCGAGATGAGCCCGATCGGCACGCTCGCCACCCTGAAGCCGCCGTTCCTTGATGCCGAGGGCGACGCCAAGCTCGACGTGCTGCAGACCCAGGGCTTTCCGCCGTTCGGCGTCGAGATGAAGATCACCGACGATGCCGGCAGCAAGCTGCCCTGGGATGGCAAGACCTTCGGCCGGCTCAAGGTCTCCGGCCCTGCCGTCTCCAAGGCCTACTTCAAGGTCGACAGCAACATCCTCGACGAGGAAGGCTTCTTCGACACCGGCGACGTCGCCACCGTCGATGAACATGGCTTCATGCGCATCACCGACCGCTCCAAGGACGTGATCAAGTCGGGCGGCGAATGGATCTCCTCGATCGACCTGGAGAACCTCGCGGTCGGCCATCCAGCCGTCGCCGAGGCCGCGGTGATCGGCATCTACCACCCGAAATGGGACGAGCGTCCGCTGCTGATCGTGCAGCTCAAGCAGGGCCAGACGACGACG